One segment of Candidatus Delongbacteria bacterium DNA contains the following:
- a CDS encoding S49 family peptidase yields MKRLFLGVFLGLLLAVGLLVAGVWGLMRMAGGQELQLADNSLLVLDWSGPLPGHQIHPADADFGTPVTLSHVSAAIREAAGRPEITGILIERNLELPREYLQELGGALESFRQAGKPVWAHLELGYGSSYLAACLADTLALSPSASGGLILPGPSVSRLYMSEALKRLGVRMHVLHQGDAKSYGEEYIQQTMSPAVRENLGLLVEDLLGEELAWIGARRHVEPARLRQELGRPERVWLSPSEARGLGLVDTLLSRADWDDAVEARFPGHSRLSISDWIGSRRQLPSQGEPKITTQDHVAVLWAEGNIVPGLLRSAQVQVQSRAMIEQIRDLQESDAVKAVVLRVESPGGSALASEEIYQELVKLAKVKPLWISAGPVAASGGYYLALPGAQIWASPFSVLGSIGVVALVPDLSGAAGKLGLNPQGIHPLPAAKLGDLGSPVEASTLAAMNLRLGEVYAEFRSRVLAHRPLSAEQLTPVAGGRVWSGRRAVELGLADQLGDLQDCLDSLQATLGATPLPVSQYPRQESLLSLLLSGHLKPRDLLPGAQLSAGAKWLGMGDFVGQLEEEPARLGDPFWTLRAEESLLLR; encoded by the coding sequence ATGAAGCGACTATTTCTGGGCGTGTTCCTGGGCCTGTTGCTGGCCGTGGGCCTGCTGGTGGCCGGGGTCTGGGGCCTCATGCGGATGGCGGGCGGCCAGGAGCTCCAGCTGGCGGACAACAGCCTGCTGGTGCTGGACTGGAGCGGGCCGCTGCCCGGACACCAGATCCATCCCGCCGACGCGGATTTCGGCACGCCCGTGACCCTGAGCCACGTGAGCGCGGCCATCCGCGAGGCCGCCGGGCGGCCGGAGATCACCGGCATTTTGATTGAGCGCAACCTCGAACTGCCCCGGGAATACCTGCAGGAGCTGGGCGGTGCGCTGGAGAGCTTCCGCCAGGCGGGCAAGCCCGTCTGGGCCCACCTGGAGCTGGGCTATGGCTCCTCCTATCTGGCGGCCTGCCTGGCGGACACGCTGGCCTTGAGCCCCAGCGCCTCCGGCGGGCTGATCCTGCCCGGTCCCAGCGTCAGCCGGCTCTACATGAGCGAAGCGCTGAAGCGGCTGGGCGTGCGCATGCACGTGCTGCACCAGGGCGACGCCAAGAGCTACGGCGAGGAATACATCCAGCAAACCATGAGCCCGGCCGTGCGCGAGAATCTCGGCCTGCTGGTGGAGGATCTGCTGGGCGAGGAACTGGCCTGGATCGGCGCGCGCCGCCACGTGGAGCCCGCCCGCCTGCGCCAGGAGCTGGGCCGGCCCGAGCGCGTCTGGCTCTCGCCCAGCGAAGCCCGGGGTCTGGGCCTGGTGGACACGCTGCTCAGCCGGGCGGACTGGGACGACGCCGTGGAGGCCCGCTTCCCGGGCCACAGCCGGCTGTCCATCAGCGACTGGATCGGCTCGCGCCGCCAGCTGCCCAGCCAGGGCGAGCCGAAGATCACGACCCAGGACCACGTGGCCGTCCTCTGGGCCGAGGGCAACATCGTGCCGGGCCTGCTGCGCAGCGCCCAGGTGCAGGTCCAGTCCCGGGCGATGATCGAGCAGATCCGCGACCTGCAGGAGAGCGACGCGGTCAAGGCCGTGGTCCTGCGGGTGGAATCCCCCGGCGGCAGCGCCCTGGCCTCCGAGGAGATCTATCAGGAACTGGTGAAGCTGGCCAAGGTCAAGCCGCTCTGGATTTCCGCCGGCCCCGTGGCGGCCTCGGGCGGCTACTATCTGGCGCTGCCCGGCGCGCAGATCTGGGCCAGCCCCTTCTCGGTGCTGGGTTCCATCGGCGTGGTGGCGCTGGTGCCCGACCTCTCCGGCGCCGCGGGCAAGCTGGGCCTGAACCCCCAGGGCATCCATCCGCTGCCCGCCGCCAAACTGGGCGATCTGGGCAGCCCGGTGGAGGCCTCCACCCTGGCGGCCATGAATCTGCGCTTAGGCGAGGTCTACGCCGAGTTCCGCTCCCGCGTGCTGGCCCACCGGCCGCTGAGCGCCGAGCAGCTGACCCCCGTGGCCGGCGGCCGGGTCTGGAGCGGACGGCGGGCCGTGGAGCTGGGGCTGGCCGACCAGCTGGGCGATCTGCAGGACTGCCTGGATTCGCTGCAGGCCACCCTGGGTGCGACGCCCCTGCCCGTCTCGCAGTATCCGCGCCAGGAGAGCCTGCTGAGCCTGCTCTTGTCCGGCCACCTGAAGCCCCGCGACCTGCTGCCCGGCGCGCAGCTCAGCGCCGGCGCCAAGTGGCTGGGCATGGGCGACTTCGTCGGCCAGCTGGAGGAGGAGCCGGCGCGCCTGGGCGATCCCTTCTGGACCCTGCGCGCCGAGGAGTCGCTGCTCCTGCGCTAA
- a CDS encoding YebC/PmpR family DNA-binding transcriptional regulator: MSGHSKWSTIKRKKGALDAKRGKIFSKLVKEITVAVRTGGADEDANPRLRLALNKARSNSMPTTNIERAIAKGSGEADGVHYEEITYEGYGPGGVAFIVECMTDNRNRTVGEVRHAFSRNNGNMAESGAVSWNFERLGYLSVAKGNTSEDDLMLMVMDAGAENLEDGDEVWEIYCPLESLEAVRLAVVANKLEVKEYSPTLKAKTLCDTGAEDAPRVLKLIDVLEDLDDVQEVYTNFTADEAVLAGLE, from the coding sequence ATGTCGGGTCATTCCAAGTGGTCCACCATCAAGCGGAAGAAGGGCGCGCTGGACGCCAAGCGCGGCAAGATCTTCTCCAAACTGGTCAAGGAGATCACCGTCGCCGTGCGCACGGGCGGCGCGGACGAGGACGCCAACCCGCGGCTGCGGCTGGCCCTCAACAAGGCCCGCTCCAACAGCATGCCCACCACCAACATCGAGCGCGCCATCGCCAAGGGCTCGGGGGAGGCGGACGGCGTGCACTATGAAGAGATCACCTACGAGGGCTACGGCCCGGGCGGCGTGGCCTTCATCGTGGAGTGCATGACGGACAACCGCAACCGCACGGTGGGCGAGGTGCGCCACGCCTTTTCGCGCAACAACGGCAACATGGCCGAGAGCGGCGCGGTCTCCTGGAACTTCGAGCGGCTGGGCTACCTGAGCGTGGCCAAAGGCAACACCAGCGAAGACGACCTGATGCTGATGGTGATGGACGCCGGCGCCGAGAACCTCGAAGACGGCGACGAGGTCTGGGAGATCTACTGCCCGCTGGAGTCGCTGGAGGCCGTGCGCCTGGCCGTGGTGGCCAACAAGCTCGAGGTCAAAGAGTACAGCCCCACCCTGAAGGCCAAGACCCTCTGCGACACCGGCGCCGAGGACGCCCCGCGCGTGCTCAAGCTGATCGACGTCCTGGAGGACCTGGACGACGTGCAGGAGGTCTACACCAACTTCACGGCGGACGAGGCCGTGCTGGCCGGACTGGAGTAG
- the ruvC gene encoding crossover junction endodeoxyribonuclease RuvC gives MRVLGIDPGLARTGFGIVDGVGGRYQAVDYGVVTTAGEFPERLVQLYRSLAELVARHSPDALSIESVFQGPNVSSLVKLSHARAAAILAAGLKGLPVAEYTPMQIKRAVTGRGGADKTQVGFMVTRLLNLREPPKPLDASDALAAALCHLHRAVLAERIRT, from the coding sequence GTGCGCGTGCTGGGCATCGATCCGGGCCTGGCCCGCACGGGCTTCGGGATCGTGGACGGCGTGGGCGGCCGCTATCAGGCCGTGGACTACGGCGTGGTGACCACGGCCGGCGAGTTCCCGGAGCGGCTGGTGCAGCTCTACCGCTCCCTGGCCGAACTGGTGGCGCGGCATTCCCCCGACGCCCTCTCCATCGAAAGCGTGTTCCAGGGGCCCAACGTCTCGTCGCTGGTCAAGCTCTCCCACGCCCGGGCCGCGGCCATCCTGGCGGCCGGGTTGAAGGGCCTGCCCGTGGCCGAGTACACGCCCATGCAGATCAAGCGCGCCGTGACCGGGCGGGGCGGCGCCGACAAGACCCAGGTGGGCTTCATGGTCACGCGGCTGCTGAACCTGCGCGAACCGCCCAAACCCCTGGACGCCAGCGACGCCCTGGCCGCCGCCCTTTGCCACCTCCACCGGGCCGTCTTGGCCGAACGCATCCGGACCTGA
- the ruvA gene encoding Holliday junction branch migration protein RuvA → MYEYLRGRVESVAPTQVVLETAGVGWDLACSVNTSRRLERGQEARLWVHLLVREDLLALTAFHSRGERELFRDLISVAGVGPKVALAVLSGLEENDLLEVVRSQSVERLTRVPGIGRKIAERLLLELKDRFEKRQGPGPGGLSLPGGAPDDPRQQALEALVALGFKPAQAEPELARALAQFQAEGGAGLPEVGEWIRRVLQKGR, encoded by the coding sequence ATGTACGAATACCTCCGTGGCCGTGTGGAATCCGTCGCTCCCACCCAGGTGGTGCTGGAGACCGCCGGCGTGGGCTGGGACCTGGCCTGCAGCGTCAACACCAGTCGCCGGCTGGAGCGCGGGCAGGAGGCGCGCCTCTGGGTGCACCTGCTGGTGCGCGAGGATCTGCTGGCCCTGACGGCCTTCCACAGCCGGGGCGAGCGCGAGCTGTTCCGCGACCTGATCTCCGTGGCCGGCGTGGGTCCCAAGGTGGCGCTGGCCGTGCTCTCCGGGCTGGAGGAGAACGACCTGCTGGAGGTGGTGCGCAGCCAGTCCGTCGAGCGCCTGACCCGCGTGCCGGGCATCGGGCGCAAGATCGCCGAGCGCCTTTTGTTGGAGCTGAAGGATCGCTTTGAGAAGCGCCAGGGTCCGGGGCCCGGTGGTCTGAGCCTGCCGGGCGGCGCACCGGACGATCCGCGCCAGCAGGCCCTGGAAGCGTTGGTGGCGCTGGGCTTCAAGCCCGCCCAGGCGGAGCCGGAGCTGGCCCGCGCGCTGGCCCAGTTCCAGGCCGAGGGCGGCGCGGGCCTGCCGGAGGTGGGCGAGTGGATCCGCCGCGTGCTGCAGAAGGGGCGTTGA
- the ruvB gene encoding Holliday junction branch migration DNA helicase RuvB — MDEFEDESRIISTRLTPDDRFEGALRPERLEDFVGQERHKENLRVFIEAARRRGEGLDHCLFHGPPGLGKTTLAHILARELGCEIRVTSGPVLEKPADLAGLLTNLSDRDILFVDEVHRLGKVVEEYLYPAMEDFRLDILLDRGAAARSVQLSLPRFTLVGATTRAGLLSSPLMARFGIVVHLEHYQVHELAAILARSATLLDIDLAPEAAAELAGRCRGTPRIANRLLRRLRDFAQVKGTGRVTLEIARYGLERLEVDEAGLDKLDRRFLRALCEVYQGGPVGLGTLAVALGEEEDTLEEVLEPFLVKEGFVQRTQRGRVALPRAWSHLGLSPRPAPGESDRLPF; from the coding sequence GTGGACGAGTTCGAAGACGAATCCCGCATCATCTCCACCCGGCTCACGCCGGACGACCGCTTCGAGGGCGCCCTGCGCCCGGAGCGGCTGGAGGACTTCGTGGGGCAGGAGCGCCACAAGGAAAACCTGCGGGTCTTCATCGAGGCGGCGCGCCGGCGCGGCGAGGGGCTGGACCACTGCCTGTTCCACGGCCCGCCCGGGCTGGGCAAGACCACGCTGGCCCACATCCTGGCCCGCGAACTCGGCTGCGAAATCCGCGTCACCAGCGGCCCCGTGCTCGAGAAACCTGCCGACCTGGCGGGTCTGCTGACCAATCTGAGCGACCGGGACATCCTGTTCGTGGACGAGGTGCATCGGCTGGGCAAGGTGGTGGAGGAGTACCTCTACCCGGCGATGGAGGACTTCCGCCTGGACATCCTGCTGGACCGCGGCGCGGCGGCGCGCAGCGTGCAGCTCAGCCTGCCGCGCTTCACGCTGGTGGGCGCCACCACCCGGGCCGGTCTGCTCTCCAGTCCGCTGATGGCCCGTTTCGGGATCGTCGTGCACCTGGAGCACTACCAGGTCCACGAGCTGGCCGCCATCCTGGCGCGCAGCGCCACGCTGCTGGACATCGATCTGGCCCCGGAGGCCGCCGCCGAGCTGGCGGGCCGCTGCCGGGGCACTCCGCGCATCGCCAACCGCCTGCTGCGCCGCCTGCGCGACTTCGCCCAGGTCAAGGGCACGGGCCGGGTGACCCTGGAAATCGCGCGCTACGGGCTGGAGCGGCTGGAAGTGGACGAGGCCGGGCTGGACAAGCTGGACCGCCGCTTCCTGCGCGCCCTGTGCGAGGTCTACCAAGGCGGTCCGGTGGGCCTGGGCACGCTGGCCGTGGCCCTGGGCGAGGAGGAGGACACGCTGGAGGAGGTGCTGGAGCCCTTCCTGGTGAAGGAGGGATTCGTGCAGCGCACCCAGCGCGGCCGCGTGGCCCTGCCCCGTGCCTGGAGCCACCTGGGACTCAGCCCCCGTCCGGCGCCCGGGGAGTCCGACCGTCTGCCATTCTAG
- a CDS encoding FkbM family methyltransferase → MLKDLCIRLVGRAFWADRVTFWTELHHALLPPRTRGMRIITGQLVRRGDTVLDVGANIGRITHALARAVGPAGRVHAFEPTPMARRVLEALVKLRRLRQVTVVPAAVGREDGRLELLIPLKDNWKPMHQITHRAGDGGEEGLRLEVPLLSLDTYWKQQGEPDISLIKCDTEGQELFVLQGARELLARCHPALFCEVEAPYLERSGHRPEDIFAFVGELGYQALRADSHDQLVTVAGYEARCCYFFLHPERWPAGLTHLRSAQA, encoded by the coding sequence ATGCTGAAAGACCTCTGCATCCGCCTGGTGGGTCGCGCCTTCTGGGCGGACCGCGTGACCTTCTGGACCGAGCTGCACCACGCCCTGCTCCCCCCGCGCACCCGGGGCATGCGCATCATCACGGGACAATTGGTCCGGCGTGGCGACACCGTGCTGGACGTGGGCGCCAATATCGGGCGCATCACCCACGCCCTGGCCCGGGCGGTGGGGCCGGCCGGCCGCGTCCACGCCTTCGAACCCACCCCCATGGCGCGTCGCGTCCTCGAGGCGCTGGTGAAGCTGCGCCGGCTCCGCCAGGTGACGGTCGTGCCCGCCGCGGTGGGCCGGGAGGACGGCCGGCTGGAACTGCTAATTCCCTTGAAGGACAATTGGAAACCCATGCACCAGATCACCCACCGGGCTGGAGACGGCGGCGAGGAAGGTTTACGTCTCGAGGTGCCGCTGCTGTCCCTCGACACCTATTGGAAGCAGCAGGGCGAACCGGACATCAGCCTGATCAAGTGTGACACGGAGGGGCAGGAACTCTTCGTGCTGCAGGGCGCGCGCGAGCTACTGGCCCGCTGTCATCCCGCCCTATTCTGCGAGGTGGAGGCCCCCTATCTGGAGCGCTCGGGGCATCGGCCGGAGGACATCTTCGCCTTTGTGGGCGAACTGGGCTACCAGGCCCTCCGGGCGGATTCCCACGACCAGCTGGTGACCGTCGCCGGCTACGAGGCGCGCTGCTGCTACTTCTTCCTCCACCCGGAGCGCTGGCCGGCGGGCCTTACGCACTTGCGGAGCGCGCAGGCCTGA
- the queA gene encoding tRNA preQ1(34) S-adenosylmethionine ribosyltransferase-isomerase QueA: MRLSDFKYTLPEKLIAQEPLKERDKSRLLILDKQTGQVEHKLFKDVVDYFGEHDVVVVNDTRVVKARMTGYKEKTDAEIEVFLLRELNENMWEIMVKPARKVRMGNTITLQEGITCDIIDNTTSGGRVVRVNYDGDFHKIIEKYGSVPLPPYIRRTPDKKDEKNYQTIFADEGRVGAVAAPTAGLHFTKRLLGRLEKKGVAVVPITLHVSLGTFRPVNVEDLTRHRMDSEHYIVTRETARTVNDRIKLGGKVWAVGTTVARTLETVARFNGGINPDKGWTDKFIYPPYEFKVVDRLITNFHLPSSTLLMLVSAFATRDQILASYKAAVKEKYRFFSYGDAMLIK, encoded by the coding sequence ATGCGTCTGTCCGACTTCAAGTACACGCTTCCCGAGAAACTCATTGCCCAGGAACCCTTGAAGGAGCGCGACAAGTCGCGCCTGCTGATCCTGGACAAGCAGACGGGCCAGGTGGAGCACAAGCTCTTCAAGGACGTGGTGGATTACTTCGGCGAGCATGACGTGGTGGTGGTGAACGACACGCGGGTGGTGAAGGCGCGCATGACGGGCTACAAGGAGAAGACCGACGCCGAGATCGAGGTCTTCCTGCTGCGCGAACTCAACGAGAACATGTGGGAGATCATGGTCAAGCCGGCGCGCAAGGTGCGCATGGGTAACACCATCACCCTCCAGGAGGGGATCACCTGCGACATCATCGACAACACCACCTCCGGCGGCCGTGTAGTGCGCGTCAACTACGACGGCGACTTCCACAAGATCATCGAGAAGTACGGCAGCGTGCCGCTGCCCCCCTACATCCGCCGCACGCCGGACAAGAAGGACGAGAAGAACTACCAGACCATCTTCGCCGACGAGGGCCGGGTGGGCGCCGTGGCCGCGCCGACCGCCGGCCTGCACTTCACCAAGCGCCTGCTGGGGCGGCTTGAGAAGAAGGGTGTGGCCGTGGTTCCCATCACCCTGCACGTCAGCCTGGGCACCTTCCGCCCGGTGAACGTGGAGGACTTGACCCGCCACCGGATGGACAGCGAGCATTACATCGTCACCCGGGAGACCGCCCGGACCGTCAACGACCGCATCAAACTGGGCGGCAAGGTCTGGGCTGTGGGCACCACCGTGGCCCGCACGTTGGAGACCGTGGCGCGCTTCAACGGCGGGATCAACCCGGACAAGGGCTGGACGGACAAGTTCATCTACCCGCCCTACGAGTTCAAGGTGGTGGACCGGCTGATCACCAACTTCCACCTGCCTTCCAGCACGCTGCTGATGCTGGTGTCCGCCTTCGCCACCCGCGACCAGATCCTGGCCTCCTACAAGGCCGCCGTCAAGGAGAAGTACCGCTTCTTCAGTTACGGCGACGCCATGTTGATCAAGTGA
- the ispF gene encoding 2-C-methyl-D-erythritol 2,4-cyclodiphosphate synthase, giving the protein MSAPRTAAPLRLAVVITAGGTGRRMGAGAPKQFLTLAGRPVLARTLEQALEWGRRAAPALELAALVVSHPAGGGAETARLAVAACQAADCATWAPDLQLRCLDGGATRQESVRLALAGLPDDLTAVFVHDGARPLASAELYQSLWQLLERTPAALGVVPLLPPGDTLKAISCAADGLAQVTATVDREGVRAVQTPQLFRWPDLRRWHERAAAEGFVGTDDASLAERYAPEGRVLAAEGRRVNLKLTRPEDLAMAEGYLRGEAGPPGSSLADLRVGQGFDVHAFTEGRPLILGGVEIPHERGLAGHSDADVLLHAISDALLGAAGLDDIGAHFPDTDSAWKGADSWKLLVEVNRRVRAAGFRPLNVDATLICERPKIRPYVPAMRARIAAALELPEAAVNVKGTTTERLGFTGRGEGIAAQAVCLLCGP; this is encoded by the coding sequence GTGAGCGCGCCGCGGACGGCCGCGCCCCTCCGGCTGGCCGTGGTGATCACGGCGGGCGGCACGGGCAGACGGATGGGCGCGGGAGCCCCCAAGCAGTTTCTGACCCTGGCGGGCCGGCCGGTGCTGGCCCGCACCCTTGAGCAGGCCCTGGAGTGGGGCCGGCGGGCGGCGCCCGCGCTGGAACTGGCTGCCCTGGTGGTGAGCCATCCCGCCGGTGGGGGGGCGGAAACCGCGCGGCTGGCCGTGGCGGCCTGCCAGGCGGCGGACTGCGCCACCTGGGCGCCCGACCTGCAGCTGCGCTGCCTGGACGGCGGGGCCACGCGCCAGGAGAGCGTGAGGCTGGCCCTGGCCGGCCTGCCCGATGATCTGACCGCCGTCTTTGTCCACGACGGGGCCCGGCCCCTGGCGTCCGCCGAGCTCTATCAATCCCTTTGGCAGTTGTTGGAGCGCACTCCTGCCGCGCTGGGCGTCGTGCCCCTGCTCCCGCCCGGCGACACCCTGAAGGCCATCAGCTGCGCGGCCGACGGTCTGGCCCAGGTCACGGCCACGGTGGATCGCGAGGGCGTGCGGGCCGTGCAGACACCCCAGCTCTTTCGCTGGCCGGACCTGCGCCGCTGGCACGAGCGGGCGGCCGCCGAGGGCTTTGTAGGCACAGACGACGCCTCGCTGGCCGAGCGCTACGCGCCGGAGGGCCGGGTGTTGGCGGCGGAGGGACGGCGCGTCAACCTGAAACTTACCCGGCCGGAGGATCTGGCCATGGCGGAAGGCTATCTGAGGGGTGAGGCGGGACCGCCAGGCTCCAGCCTGGCGGACCTGCGGGTGGGCCAGGGCTTCGACGTCCACGCCTTTACCGAAGGTCGACCGTTAATCCTGGGTGGCGTCGAGATCCCCCACGAGCGCGGCTTGGCCGGCCACAGCGACGCCGACGTGCTGCTGCACGCCATCAGCGACGCCCTGCTGGGCGCGGCGGGCCTGGACGACATCGGCGCCCACTTCCCGGACACGGACTCCGCTTGGAAGGGCGCGGACAGCTGGAAGTTGCTGGTGGAGGTGAACCGCCGGGTGCGGGCGGCGGGCTTCCGGCCCCTCAACGTGGATGCCACGCTGATCTGCGAGCGGCCCAAGATCCGACCCTACGTTCCGGCCATGCGCGCGCGCATCGCCGCCGCGCTGGAGCTGCCGGAAGCGGCTGTCAACGTCAAGGGCACCACCACCGAGCGGCTGGGCTTCACCGGTCGCGGCGAGGGCATCGCCGCCCAGGCGGTCTGCCTGCTGTGCGGCCCATAA
- a CDS encoding thioredoxin family protein — translation MSGLLYQLRDDFPDQLRLARANVLGNFATAQQYGVRGAPTVLIFHKGRLVKRWSVRIDVDELYAVLEGLLELPPPAPAS, via the coding sequence GTGTCCGGTCTGCTCTATCAATTGCGCGACGACTTCCCCGACCAGTTGCGGCTGGCCCGGGCCAACGTGCTGGGCAACTTCGCCACGGCCCAGCAGTACGGCGTGCGCGGCGCGCCCACGGTGCTGATCTTCCACAAGGGACGGCTGGTGAAGCGCTGGAGCGTGCGCATCGACGTGGACGAGCTGTACGCCGTGCTGGAAGGGCTGCTGGAGCTCCCGCCGCCCGCGCCGGCCTCTTGA
- a CDS encoding Tex family protein — MELLSQIAAQLNLKLQQVQQTLALLDEGNSVPFITRYRKELTGDLDEEQIRRVLELRDALRGLEERRQAILRSIESQGRLTDELRAALLACERLAELEDLYLPYRPKRKTRASEARRRGLTPLAALLLVSVTGEARWQEELGHVAPLEGEDPALVPDSGPADRPAPLSWDELRRASRDEALAAFLGDEVPGPAEALAGARDILAEWLSERAELRAALRQGGARHAVLQARLKESGPEAAKFSLYHDFHELLRDLPPHRVLALNRGERLGVLQIKLDWQPVRPLERVTGTYLKRPDSPWAADVLEAFADGLERLLLPSLGRELREEKTVEAELHSLEIYAGNLRQLLLQPPLTGRRVLGIDPGFRTGCKVAVVDATGRLLAGATIYPHPPQNKQAEARVMLLELARDHQVDVVAIGNGTAGRETEELVAEWIAENQLSVQWCVVSEAGASVYSASEEAREEFPELDATQRGNISIARRLQDPLAELVKIDPRSLGVGQYQHDVTESRLGGRLDAVVESCVNLVGVDLNTASASLLRHVAGLTRRTSRAVVQWREEHGPFRRREQLREVSGIGPAAFRQCAGFLRIRDGEEALDNTGVHPESYPALRRLFQRCGVSGAQPRELAAAVDAELGGDEARLAALAAELELGVPTLRDILAELRKPGRDPRDELDPPLMRGGILRLEELKPGMVLEGTVRNIVDFGAFVDVGLKTEGLVHVSQLRHERVRHPLDVLRVGERVKAQVLEVDLVRNRLALSLKALLEAPPVPRGHRPEKARSADRERPGGQSPSRPPARPAPGSLAEHLASKRRPGG; from the coding sequence ATGGAACTCCTCTCCCAGATCGCCGCGCAGCTCAACCTCAAGCTGCAGCAGGTCCAGCAAACCCTGGCCCTGCTGGACGAGGGCAACAGCGTGCCCTTCATCACGCGCTACCGCAAGGAACTGACGGGCGACCTGGACGAAGAGCAGATCCGCCGCGTGCTGGAACTGCGCGACGCCCTGCGCGGCCTGGAGGAGCGGCGCCAGGCCATCCTGCGCTCCATCGAGTCCCAGGGCCGCCTGACGGACGAGCTGCGCGCGGCCCTGCTGGCCTGCGAGCGGCTGGCGGAGCTGGAGGACCTCTACCTGCCCTACCGGCCCAAGCGCAAGACCCGCGCCAGCGAGGCGCGGCGGCGCGGACTGACCCCGCTGGCGGCCCTGCTGCTGGTCTCGGTGACCGGCGAGGCGCGCTGGCAAGAGGAACTTGGCCACGTCGCGCCGCTGGAGGGAGAGGATCCTGCCCTGGTTCCGGACAGCGGTCCCGCCGACCGGCCTGCCCCGCTCAGCTGGGACGAATTGCGCCGGGCCTCCCGCGATGAGGCCTTGGCGGCCTTCTTGGGCGACGAGGTGCCGGGTCCGGCGGAGGCCCTGGCCGGCGCGCGGGATATCCTGGCCGAGTGGCTGAGCGAGCGCGCCGAGTTGCGCGCGGCCCTGCGCCAGGGCGGGGCGCGTCACGCCGTCCTGCAGGCCCGGCTCAAAGAGTCCGGCCCGGAGGCGGCCAAGTTTTCCCTCTATCACGACTTCCACGAACTGCTGCGCGACCTGCCGCCCCACCGGGTGCTGGCCCTGAACCGCGGCGAACGCCTGGGCGTACTCCAGATCAAACTGGACTGGCAGCCCGTCCGGCCCCTGGAGCGGGTGACGGGCACCTATCTGAAGCGGCCGGATTCGCCCTGGGCGGCGGACGTCCTGGAGGCTTTCGCCGACGGCCTGGAGCGCCTGCTGCTGCCTTCGCTGGGGCGCGAGCTGCGCGAGGAGAAGACCGTCGAGGCCGAGCTCCACAGCCTGGAGATCTACGCGGGCAACCTGCGGCAGTTGCTGCTGCAGCCGCCCTTGACGGGCCGGCGCGTGCTGGGCATCGACCCGGGTTTTCGGACGGGCTGCAAAGTGGCCGTGGTGGACGCCACCGGGCGCCTGCTGGCCGGGGCGACCATCTACCCGCACCCGCCCCAGAACAAGCAGGCCGAGGCGCGTGTGATGCTGCTCGAGCTGGCCCGGGACCATCAGGTGGACGTGGTGGCCATCGGCAACGGCACGGCTGGGCGCGAGACCGAGGAGCTGGTGGCGGAGTGGATCGCCGAGAACCAGCTCAGCGTGCAATGGTGCGTGGTCAGCGAGGCCGGCGCCAGCGTCTACTCGGCCAGCGAGGAGGCCCGGGAGGAGTTCCCCGAGCTGGACGCCACCCAGCGCGGCAACATCAGCATCGCCCGCCGCCTGCAGGATCCGCTGGCTGAACTGGTGAAGATCGATCCGCGCAGCCTGGGCGTGGGCCAGTACCAGCACGACGTGACTGAGAGCCGCCTGGGTGGCCGCCTGGACGCGGTGGTGGAATCCTGCGTGAACCTGGTGGGCGTGGACCTGAACACGGCCTCTGCCAGCCTGCTGCGGCACGTGGCGGGTTTGACCCGCCGCACCAGCCGCGCCGTGGTGCAGTGGCGCGAGGAGCACGGCCCCTTCCGGCGCCGCGAGCAGCTGCGCGAGGTAAGCGGGATCGGCCCGGCAGCCTTCCGGCAGTGCGCGGGCTTCTTGCGCATCCGCGACGGCGAGGAGGCCCTGGACAACACGGGCGTCCATCCCGAGAGCTACCCGGCCCTGCGCCGCCTCTTCCAGCGCTGCGGCGTCTCCGGAGCGCAGCCCCGGGAGCTGGCCGCCGCCGTGGACGCGGAGCTGGGCGGAGACGAGGCCCGGCTGGCCGCCCTGGCCGCCGAGTTGGAGCTCGGCGTTCCCACCCTGCGCGACATCCTGGCCGAGCTGCGCAAGCCCGGCCGCGACCCGCGCGACGAGCTGGACCCGCCGCTGATGCGCGGCGGCATCCTGCGGCTGGAGGAGCTGAAACCCGGGATGGTACTGGAAGGCACGGTGCGCAACATCGTGGACTTCGGCGCCTTCGTGGACGTGGGTCTGAAGACCGAGGGTCTGGTGCACGTCTCGCAGCTGCGCCACGAGCGCGTCCGCCACCCGCTGGACGTGCTGCGCGTGGGTGAGCGGGTCAAGGCCCAGGTGTTGGAGGTGGACCTGGTCCGCAACCGGCTGGCCCTCTCGCTCAAGGCCCTGCTGGAGGCGCCTCCCGTTCCCCGCGGGCACCGGCCGGAGAAGGCCCGGTCGGCCGACCGCGAGCGCCCGGGCGGCCAATCCCCGTCGCGCCCGCCGGCCCGTCCCGCCCCGGGCAGCCTGGCCGAGCACCTGGCCAGCAAGCGGCGGCCCGGCGGATGA